ATCAGGCACCCGCTCGCCGGTGCCTGCAAGCGCGACCTTTGGAGTCAGCCGTAACGCCGGGCCGCCTCGACGGCGAGGCCGGTACCGACGGAGCCGAACACGTTGCCGGTGACGACGCGCGCCTCGGGCACCGACGCCAGGATGGCGGTGCGAACGTGCTCGAGCCGGGTGGAACCGCCAGTCAGGAACACGGCGTCAATGTCGGTGGCTGCCACGCCCGCCATTTCGAGACAGGCATCGACGCGAGCCCCGATGCGGCCTGCAAGCTCGCCGGTGTGACGGACAAGCTCGGAATGGTCGATATCGGTGGAAAGGCCGCGTTCCAGCCAATCGAACGGCACGGTGACCACGCCATGCTCCGCGACGGAGATCTTGGCTGCCTCCACGTCGATGGAGAGGGTGTGGCCGCGCTCGTCGTCGACCACCCGCATCAGGCGGTGGATGAGCTCCGGCTTGGCGGCGCGCTTTTCGAGGTCGACGAGTTCGCGATGAATGCGGGGTTCATAGAGACGGTTGATCGCCGACCATGTGGCGAGGTCGTGATAATAGACCGAGGGCACGTCGAGCTCGCCGCGGGCGAGCTTGGAACGAAAGCCCAGAAGCGGCATCACCGTGCCGAGACTGAGGTGGCGGTCGAAATCGGTGCCGCCGATGCGCACGCCGTCGTTGGCCAGCACGTCGGAGACGCGCTCGGCTTTCTTTGCCCGCTCCGGCCCGAGGCGGACGATGGAAAAGTCGGAGGTGCCGCCGCCGATGTCGGCGATCAGCGCCAGTTCTTCGCCGGAAAGCTGCTGCTCGTAATCGAGGCTGGCCGCGATGGGCTCGTACTGGAAGGAAACCTCCTCGAAGCCGAGATCGCGAGCGATGGAATGCAGCGTCGCCTCCGCCAGTCGGTCGGCCTCCGGGTTGCCATCGACGAAATGCACCGGCCGGCCGTGGACGAGGTGGGTGAGTGGCGCGCCGGCCACCACCTCGCCGCGCTTCTTCACTTCCGCAAGGTAACGCTTCAGCACGTCGCGGAACTTGACGCGGCTCTTGCCGACCAACGTCGTCTCGTCCATCAGGGCCGAACCGAGGACCGACTTCAGTGCCCGCATCAGGCGGCCGTGCTCGCCACCGACATAGGCGGCAATGGCGGCGCGACCGACAGCGATCGATCCATCCTGATAATAGAAGGTGGCGCTTGGCAGCGTGTCCTCGCCGCCTTCGAGACGCACCATTTCGGCCCGGCCGCCGGTGACGACGCCGAGGGTGGTATTGGACGTGCCGAAATCGAGGCCTGCCGCCGCCATGACCGCTCTCCGAATAATTGGGGGGCGGTTTCCCTAGCGCTTCGCGGCGTCGATTGCCAGCGGCAAAATCAAGCGAGCAGGAAGACCAGCGCCGTCAACGACAATAGCACCAAGACGGCCGGCAGCGCGAAGAGGCCGCCGGTCAGCGGCGGTTCGGCCGCCACCTCCTGAAGATGGCGCCGCATGCCGCCAAGGCGATGGCCGGCGACGAAGGCATGGGTGTGGACGGCCCCGAGTTCCCGGAGCACGGCATCTTGATACTGGTTTCGACGCATGACAAACCACCAATGAACGTATCGGAGCTTGCCGCCGCCAGAGTTAAGAACGCCTCAACGGCGTTGACGGTACCCAGATCGCCGGTGTACGAGCCGGAACACATATAGAACGAGATTGGCGCTTCCACCGCCGGCGTGGCAAACTCCGGAGCGCGCGAATCAGCGTTGCCCGGCGGAAGCGGGATGGCCGGTGGCGCCGGCCCATGGACGAAGACGGAACGCATGGAAAAGGACGACCTGTTCGGAACACTCCCCCCGCCGGCAAGCACGGCGGCTCAGGCGGCGGCGGTGACCGTTCGCGCGCCCAAATCAGCGCGTGCGCGCGTCGAAACCCCCGCACAGGCGGAAGCCGTCTACGACGCGTCGGCCATCGAGGTTTTGGAGGGACTGGAGCCAGTACGCCGGCGGCCGGGCATGTATATCGGCGGCACCGACGACAAGGCCATGCACCACCTGTTCGCCGAGGTGATCGACAACTCGATGGACGAGGCGGTTGCAGGCCATGCCTCGTGGATCGAGGTGCGCCTCGACGCGGACGGGTTCCTGACCGTCAACGACAACGGCCGTGGCATTCCGGTCGATCCGCATCCCAAGTTTCCCGGCAAGTCGGCGCTCGAGGTGATCCTGTGCACGCTGCATGCCGGCGGCAAGTTCGACAGCAAGGTTTACGAGACGTCGGGCGGCTTGCACGGCGTCGGCGTTTCTGTGGTCAACGCCCTGTCCGAGTGGCTCGACGTCGAGGTGGCGCGCGGCCGCCAGCTCTACAAGCAAAGCTTCTCGCGCGGCGTGCCGCAGGGTGGCTTGCAGCGGCTTGGCGAAACCATGAACCGGCGCGGCACCAAGACGCGCTTCAAGCCGGACCCGCAGATTTTCGGAGAAGAAGCGCGGTTCGAGCCGGCGCGCATCTTCACGATGGCCCGGTCGAAAGCCTACCTCTTTGGTGGCATCGAAATTCGCTGGTCCTGCGACCCGTCGCTGATCGAAGGCTCGAAGACGCCGGCCGAGGCGGTGTTCAAGTTCCCCGGCGGCCTCAAGGACTTCCTGGTCGAAGCACTTGATGGTGAGAAGCGGGTCACCGATGACCTGTTTGCCGGCCGTGTCGGTGGTGGCGGCCACGGTACCGTCGAGTGGGCCGTCTCGTGGTTTGCCGGCGATGGCTTCGTCAACTCCTACTGCAACACCATCCCGACGCCGGATGGCGGCACCCACGAGCAGGGCCTTCGCCTCGCCCTCACCCGGTCGCTCAAGGCCTATGGCGAAATGGCTGGCAACAAGCGCGTCGCTCAGGTGATGCCCGAGGACGTGATGACCTCGGCCGGCGCCATGCTGTCGGTCTTCGTGCGCGAGCCAGAGTTCGTCGGCCAGACCAAGGACAAGCTGTCCACCGCCGAAGCCGCGCGCATCGTCGAGACGGCGGTGAAGGACGCTTTCGACCATTGGCTGACCGCCTCGCCGCAGCAGTCCGGCCGCCTCCTCGACTGGATCGTCGAGCGTGCCGACGAGCGCCTGCGTCGCCGTCAGGAAAAGGACGTTCTGCGCAAGAGCGCGGTGCGCAAGCTGCGCCTGCCCGGCAAGCTCGCCGACTGCACGCAGAACGCCGCCCAAGGATCCGAACTGTTCATCGTCGAGGGCGACTCGGCCGGTGGTTCGGCCAAGCAGGCGCGCGATCGCGCCAGCCAGGCGGTGATGCCGCTGCGCGGCAAGATCCTCAACGTGGCAAGCGCCGGCCGCGACAAGGTGACGTCCAATCAGCTGCTGTCCGACCTGTTGCAGGCGCTCGGCTGCGGCACTCGCTCGCACTATCGGGAAGACGATCTCCGCTATGACAAGGTGATCGTGATGACCGATGCCGACGTCGACGGCGCCCATATCGCGTCGCTGCTGATCACCTTCTTCTATCGCGAGATGCCCCAGCTCATCCGCGGCGGCCATCTCTATCTCGCAGTGCCCCCGCTTTACCGCCTGACCCACGGCGGCAAGACCATCTACGCTCGCGACGACGCCCATCGCGAAGACCTGTTGCGCACCGTCTTCAAGAACAAGAAACCGGAAATCGGTCGCTTCAAGGGCCTCGGCGAAATGATGCCGTCGCAGCTCAAGGAGACCACCATGGACAAGAAGACGCGCACGCTCTTGCGCGTCTTGCTGGTGGAGGACGAAGCGGAGCAGACGGCGGACTCGGTCGAGCGTCTGATGGGCAACAAACCGGAAGGCCGCTTCCAGTTCATCCAGGAGAATGCCGAGTTCGCCGAGGATCTGGACATCTGATACCGGGCCGGGCTGGCGTCGGCTGATGGGTCGCCTTACTGTCGGCGGCTCTGTACCTGCCGGGAGCCTACATGACCGCCGATCTCGCCGTCGTCCTCGCCCTGCTCGTCATTGCCGTGGGGCTGTTCGCCCGTGGCAGACCGTCGATGGACGTCGTGGCGCTGATGGTGATCGCGGCCTTGCCGCTTACCGGCGTCATTGATGCGCAGGAAGCGCTTGCTGGCTTTTCCGACCAGAGCGTCATCCTGATCGCGGCCCTGTTCGTGATTGGCGATGCGCTGGTGCGGACAGGCGTCGCCGGTGCACTGGGCGGATTGATTGCGCGGGCGGCCGGCGGCAGCGAAGCGCGGCTGGTCGTCCTCCTCATGTTGGCGGTGGCCGGCCTCGGTGCATTCATGAGTTCGACCGGGGTCGTCGCCATCTTCATCCCGATCGTGCTTCGCATCGCGCGCAACATGCGCCTGCCGCCCGGCCATCTGATGATGCCGCTCTCCATGGCCGCTCTCATCTCCGGCATGATGACGCTGGTTGCGACGCCTCCGAACATGGTGGTGAATGCCGAACTGGTCCGGCGGGGTCATGACGGCTTCGGCTTCTTCGCGTTCACGCCCTTCGGTTTGCCGGTGCTGGTGCTTGCCATTTTCTACATGCTGCTGGTCCGACGCTTCCTGCCGGGCTCGACGCCCGCCGTGGGCGCGGCCGCTCGCCCCGGCCTCAAGGACTGGATCGACGAGTACGGCCTTGCAGCTCGCGAGGCGCGTCTCCGCATCGATCCAACCTCGGATCTTGTC
Above is a window of Pleomorphomonas sp. T1.2MG-36 DNA encoding:
- a CDS encoding Hsp70 family protein, whose product is MAAAGLDFGTSNTTLGVVTGGRAEMVRLEGGEDTLPSATFYYQDGSIAVGRAAIAAYVGGEHGRLMRALKSVLGSALMDETTLVGKSRVKFRDVLKRYLAEVKKRGEVVAGAPLTHLVHGRPVHFVDGNPEADRLAEATLHSIARDLGFEEVSFQYEPIAASLDYEQQLSGEELALIADIGGGTSDFSIVRLGPERAKKAERVSDVLANDGVRIGGTDFDRHLSLGTVMPLLGFRSKLARGELDVPSVYYHDLATWSAINRLYEPRIHRELVDLEKRAAKPELIHRLMRVVDDERGHTLSIDVEAAKISVAEHGVVTVPFDWLERGLSTDIDHSELVRHTGELAGRIGARVDACLEMAGVAATDIDAVFLTGGSTRLEHVRTAILASVPEARVVTGNVFGSVGTGLAVEAARRYG
- the parE gene encoding DNA topoisomerase IV subunit B, producing the protein MEKDDLFGTLPPPASTAAQAAAVTVRAPKSARARVETPAQAEAVYDASAIEVLEGLEPVRRRPGMYIGGTDDKAMHHLFAEVIDNSMDEAVAGHASWIEVRLDADGFLTVNDNGRGIPVDPHPKFPGKSALEVILCTLHAGGKFDSKVYETSGGLHGVGVSVVNALSEWLDVEVARGRQLYKQSFSRGVPQGGLQRLGETMNRRGTKTRFKPDPQIFGEEARFEPARIFTMARSKAYLFGGIEIRWSCDPSLIEGSKTPAEAVFKFPGGLKDFLVEALDGEKRVTDDLFAGRVGGGGHGTVEWAVSWFAGDGFVNSYCNTIPTPDGGTHEQGLRLALTRSLKAYGEMAGNKRVAQVMPEDVMTSAGAMLSVFVREPEFVGQTKDKLSTAEAARIVETAVKDAFDHWLTASPQQSGRLLDWIVERADERLRRRQEKDVLRKSAVRKLRLPGKLADCTQNAAQGSELFIVEGDSAGGSAKQARDRASQAVMPLRGKILNVASAGRDKVTSNQLLSDLLQALGCGTRSHYREDDLRYDKVIVMTDADVDGAHIASLLITFFYREMPQLIRGGHLYLAVPPLYRLTHGGKTIYARDDAHREDLLRTVFKNKKPEIGRFKGLGEMMPSQLKETTMDKKTRTLLRVLLVEDEAEQTADSVERLMGNKPEGRFQFIQENAEFAEDLDI